A single Amia ocellicauda isolate fAmiCal2 chromosome 9, fAmiCal2.hap1, whole genome shotgun sequence DNA region contains:
- the LOC136758386 gene encoding ral guanine nucleotide dissociation stimulator isoform X1: protein MVNLMQSELQRFPPGSPDVMFDASAWRIRSIWDGVKLEVAGESSPVVLHSFTQLDPDLPQLENSTQEIGEEVEEGAIYTITLRKVQVHQAASKGQRWLGVETESALSLYETCKVRTIKAGTLEKLVEYMVSAFRGNDSTYVTIFLCTYRSFTTTKQVLDLLLNRYAKLHHQSSVEGSRLTHDDRTELKNTISSILGAWLDQYSEDFWKPPEYSCLRRLISYLHLNFPGSDLERRACNLLAQFHRRQLREPEQEVLDHSACTFTMLEENGYDDDRPDFLSFSPAVVAEQFTLMDAELFKKVVPYHCLGSIWSQRDKKGKEHLAPTIRATVTQFNCVTNCVIATCLSDKGLKPTQRAKVVERWIEVARECRILKNFSSLRAILSALQCNSIHRLKKTWDEVSRENFRIFHELSEIFSDENNHSLSRELLIKEGTSKFATLEINPKRAQKRHQQQRDLGVMQGTIPYLGTFLTDLVMMDTAMKDYLDGGLINFEKRRKEFEVIAQIKLLQLACNNYNFTQEGQFVEWFSGVDRLTEAESYSLSCEIEPLSESASNTLKAKKNTGIIKRWSDRQPPSAEASCSAGSSHSKSFEQLRYGPFLGGGSGDGGDSVSVTSAGSSSSDVEEINISFISDSPESHEKKTATPTVKHSNSTLGKGCILPETIPTFWESTSLSSLDTSGMGSGSSSASSSSMSSTPVSASRSHKRSVSGVSSYSSLSLPLYNQQVDDCCIIRVSLDVDNGNMYKSILVTSQDKTPAVIRKAMVKHNLDRERPEDYELLQKISEEKELKIPDNANVFYAMNSSANYDFVLKKRGFPKAGRAKHVASSTLPRMKQKGLKIAKGIF, encoded by the exons AACTCGACCCAGGAGATTGGTGAGGAGGTAGAGGAGGGAGCCATATACACCATCACCCTCAGAAAGGTCCAGGTCCACCAGGCGGCCAGCAAGGGCCAGCGATGGCTGGGG GTGGAGACAGAGTCAGCTCTGAGCCTGTACGAGACGTGCAAGGTGCGCACCATCAAGGCGGGCACCCTGGAGAAGCTGGTGGAGTACATGGTGTCAGCATTCAGAGGCAACGACTCGACCTACGTCACCATCTTCCTGTGCACCTATCGCTCCTTCACCACCACCAAGCAAGTGCTGGACCTGCTGCTCAACAG GTACGCCAAACTGCACCACCAGTCCAGCGTCGAGGGTTCCAGACTGACGCACGATGACCGCACTGAGCTGAAGAA cacTATCTCCTCTATCCTGGGTGCCTGGCTGGACCAGTACTCGGAGGATTTCTGGAAGCCGCCGGAGTACTCCTGTCTGCGCCGCCTCATCTCCTACCTGCACCTCAATTTCCCCGGCTCGGACCTGGAGaggagggcctgcaacctgctGGCACAGTTCCACCGGCGGCAGCTCCGCGAGCCCGAGCAGGAGG TGCTGGACCACAGCGCCTGCACCTTCACCATGCTGGAGGAGAATGGCTACGACGACGACCGGCCCGACTTCCTGTCCTTCTCCCCCGCGGTGGTGGCCGAGCAGTTCACGCTGATGGACGCG GAGCTGTTTAAGAAGGTGGTGCCGTACCACTGCCTGGGCAGCATCTGGTCCCAGCGCGACAAGAAGGGCAAGGAGCACCTGGCGCCCACCATCCGCGCCACCGTCACCCAGTTCAATTGCGTCACCAACTGCGTCATTGCCACCTGCTTGAGCGACAAGGGGCTCAAGCCCACGCAGCGTGCCAAAGTGGTGGAGCGCTGGATCGAGGTGGCCAGG GAATGCCGGATCCTGAAGAACTTCTCCTCCCTGCGAGCGATCCTGTCAGCTCTGCAGTGCAACTCCATTCACAGGCTGAAGAAGACGTGGGACGAGGTCTCCAG GGAAAACTTCCGCATCTTTCACGAGCTGTCGGAGATCTTCTCAGACGAGAACAACCACTCCCTGAGCCGAGAGCTGCTCATCAAG GAGGGCACTTCGAAGTTCGCTACTCTGGAGATCAACCCCAAAAGGGCCCAGAAGAGGCATCAGCAACAGAGAGATCTG GGCGTGATGCAGGGCACCATCCCGTACCTGGGCACCTTCCTCACAGACCTGGTGATGATGGACACAGCCATGAAGGACTACCTGGAT GGTGGATTAATAAACTTTGAAAAGAGGAGAAAG GAGTTCGAGGTCATCGCCCAGATCAAGCTCCTGCAGTTGGCCTGCAACAACTACAACTTCACTCAGGAGGGGCAGTTTGTGGAGTGGTTCTCTGGGGTGGACAGACTCACTGAGGCTGAgag CTACAGCCTGTCCTGCGAGATCGAGCCGCTGTCGGAGTCCGCCAGCAACACGCTGAAGGCCAAGAAGAACACGGGCATCATCAAGCGCTGGAGCGA CCGGCAGCCCCCCAGCGCTGAGGCCAGCTGCAGCGCCGGCAGCTCCCACTCTAAGTCCTTCGAGCAGCTGCGCTACGGGCCCTTCCTGGGCGGGGGCAGCGGGGACGGCGGCGACTCGGTCAGCGTCACCTCGGCCGGCTCCAGCAGCTCCGACGTGGAAGAGATCAACATCAGCTTCATCTCCGACTCCCCGGAGTCCCACGAGAAGAAG ACCGCCACGCCTACTGTAAAACATTCCAATTCTACCTTAGGCAAGGGATGCATCCTGCCCGAGACTATACCCACG TTCTGGGAGTCCACGTCGCTGTCGTCGCTGGACACCTCGGGGATgggctcgggctccagcagcGCCTCGTCGTCATCCATGTCCTCCACGCCGGTCAGCGCCTCCCGCTCGCACAAGCGCTCCGTGTCGGGCGTGTCCAGCTACTCGTCGCTGTCCCTGCCGCTCTACAACCAGCAAGTGGACGACTGCTGCATCATCCGCGTCAGCCTGGACGTGGACAATGGCAACATGTACAAGAGCATCCTG GTGACCAGTCAGGACAAGACGCCAGCGGTTATCAGGAAAGCCATGGTCAAACACAACCTGGACCGCGAGAGGCCGGAGGACTACGAGCTGCTGCAGAAGATCTCGGAGGAGAAAG AGCTGAAGATCCCAGACAACGCCAACGTCTTCTACGCCATGAACTCCTCAGCCAACTACGACTTCGTGTTGAAGAAGAGGGGCTTCCCCAAGGCCGGGCGTGCCAAGCACGTGGCCAGCTCCACCCTGCCCCGCATGAAGCAGAAAGGCCTGAAAATCGCCAAGGGCATCTTCTGA
- the LOC136758386 gene encoding ral guanine nucleotide dissociation stimulator isoform X3 translates to MEAKSLFSLQKALAQPVKMCMFDFPVSILDDLNSTQEIGEEVEEGAIYTITLRKVQVHQAASKGQRWLGVETESALSLYETCKVRTIKAGTLEKLVEYMVSAFRGNDSTYVTIFLCTYRSFTTTKQVLDLLLNRYAKLHHQSSVEGSRLTHDDRTELKNTISSILGAWLDQYSEDFWKPPEYSCLRRLISYLHLNFPGSDLERRACNLLAQFHRRQLREPEQEVLDHSACTFTMLEENGYDDDRPDFLSFSPAVVAEQFTLMDAELFKKVVPYHCLGSIWSQRDKKGKEHLAPTIRATVTQFNCVTNCVIATCLSDKGLKPTQRAKVVERWIEVARECRILKNFSSLRAILSALQCNSIHRLKKTWDEVSRENFRIFHELSEIFSDENNHSLSRELLIKEGTSKFATLEINPKRAQKRHQQQRDLGVMQGTIPYLGTFLTDLVMMDTAMKDYLDGGLINFEKRRKEFEVIAQIKLLQLACNNYNFTQEGQFVEWFSGVDRLTEAESYSLSCEIEPLSESASNTLKAKKNTGIIKRWSDRQPPSAEASCSAGSSHSKSFEQLRYGPFLGGGSGDGGDSVSVTSAGSSSSDVEEINISFISDSPESHEKKTATPTVKHSNSTLGKGCILPETIPTFWESTSLSSLDTSGMGSGSSSASSSSMSSTPVSASRSHKRSVSGVSSYSSLSLPLYNQQVDDCCIIRVSLDVDNGNMYKSILVTSQDKTPAVIRKAMVKHNLDRERPEDYELLQKISEEKELKIPDNANVFYAMNSSANYDFVLKKRGFPKAGRAKHVASSTLPRMKQKGLKIAKGIF, encoded by the exons AACTCGACCCAGGAGATTGGTGAGGAGGTAGAGGAGGGAGCCATATACACCATCACCCTCAGAAAGGTCCAGGTCCACCAGGCGGCCAGCAAGGGCCAGCGATGGCTGGGG GTGGAGACAGAGTCAGCTCTGAGCCTGTACGAGACGTGCAAGGTGCGCACCATCAAGGCGGGCACCCTGGAGAAGCTGGTGGAGTACATGGTGTCAGCATTCAGAGGCAACGACTCGACCTACGTCACCATCTTCCTGTGCACCTATCGCTCCTTCACCACCACCAAGCAAGTGCTGGACCTGCTGCTCAACAG GTACGCCAAACTGCACCACCAGTCCAGCGTCGAGGGTTCCAGACTGACGCACGATGACCGCACTGAGCTGAAGAA cacTATCTCCTCTATCCTGGGTGCCTGGCTGGACCAGTACTCGGAGGATTTCTGGAAGCCGCCGGAGTACTCCTGTCTGCGCCGCCTCATCTCCTACCTGCACCTCAATTTCCCCGGCTCGGACCTGGAGaggagggcctgcaacctgctGGCACAGTTCCACCGGCGGCAGCTCCGCGAGCCCGAGCAGGAGG TGCTGGACCACAGCGCCTGCACCTTCACCATGCTGGAGGAGAATGGCTACGACGACGACCGGCCCGACTTCCTGTCCTTCTCCCCCGCGGTGGTGGCCGAGCAGTTCACGCTGATGGACGCG GAGCTGTTTAAGAAGGTGGTGCCGTACCACTGCCTGGGCAGCATCTGGTCCCAGCGCGACAAGAAGGGCAAGGAGCACCTGGCGCCCACCATCCGCGCCACCGTCACCCAGTTCAATTGCGTCACCAACTGCGTCATTGCCACCTGCTTGAGCGACAAGGGGCTCAAGCCCACGCAGCGTGCCAAAGTGGTGGAGCGCTGGATCGAGGTGGCCAGG GAATGCCGGATCCTGAAGAACTTCTCCTCCCTGCGAGCGATCCTGTCAGCTCTGCAGTGCAACTCCATTCACAGGCTGAAGAAGACGTGGGACGAGGTCTCCAG GGAAAACTTCCGCATCTTTCACGAGCTGTCGGAGATCTTCTCAGACGAGAACAACCACTCCCTGAGCCGAGAGCTGCTCATCAAG GAGGGCACTTCGAAGTTCGCTACTCTGGAGATCAACCCCAAAAGGGCCCAGAAGAGGCATCAGCAACAGAGAGATCTG GGCGTGATGCAGGGCACCATCCCGTACCTGGGCACCTTCCTCACAGACCTGGTGATGATGGACACAGCCATGAAGGACTACCTGGAT GGTGGATTAATAAACTTTGAAAAGAGGAGAAAG GAGTTCGAGGTCATCGCCCAGATCAAGCTCCTGCAGTTGGCCTGCAACAACTACAACTTCACTCAGGAGGGGCAGTTTGTGGAGTGGTTCTCTGGGGTGGACAGACTCACTGAGGCTGAgag CTACAGCCTGTCCTGCGAGATCGAGCCGCTGTCGGAGTCCGCCAGCAACACGCTGAAGGCCAAGAAGAACACGGGCATCATCAAGCGCTGGAGCGA CCGGCAGCCCCCCAGCGCTGAGGCCAGCTGCAGCGCCGGCAGCTCCCACTCTAAGTCCTTCGAGCAGCTGCGCTACGGGCCCTTCCTGGGCGGGGGCAGCGGGGACGGCGGCGACTCGGTCAGCGTCACCTCGGCCGGCTCCAGCAGCTCCGACGTGGAAGAGATCAACATCAGCTTCATCTCCGACTCCCCGGAGTCCCACGAGAAGAAG ACCGCCACGCCTACTGTAAAACATTCCAATTCTACCTTAGGCAAGGGATGCATCCTGCCCGAGACTATACCCACG TTCTGGGAGTCCACGTCGCTGTCGTCGCTGGACACCTCGGGGATgggctcgggctccagcagcGCCTCGTCGTCATCCATGTCCTCCACGCCGGTCAGCGCCTCCCGCTCGCACAAGCGCTCCGTGTCGGGCGTGTCCAGCTACTCGTCGCTGTCCCTGCCGCTCTACAACCAGCAAGTGGACGACTGCTGCATCATCCGCGTCAGCCTGGACGTGGACAATGGCAACATGTACAAGAGCATCCTG GTGACCAGTCAGGACAAGACGCCAGCGGTTATCAGGAAAGCCATGGTCAAACACAACCTGGACCGCGAGAGGCCGGAGGACTACGAGCTGCTGCAGAAGATCTCGGAGGAGAAAG AGCTGAAGATCCCAGACAACGCCAACGTCTTCTACGCCATGAACTCCTCAGCCAACTACGACTTCGTGTTGAAGAAGAGGGGCTTCCCCAAGGCCGGGCGTGCCAAGCACGTGGCCAGCTCCACCCTGCCCCGCATGAAGCAGAAAGGCCTGAAAATCGCCAAGGGCATCTTCTGA
- the LOC136758386 gene encoding ral guanine nucleotide dissociation stimulator isoform X2 — MVNLMQSELQRFPPGSPDVMFDASAWRIRSIWDGVKLEVAGESSPVVLHSFTQLDPDLPQLENSTQEIGEEVEEGAIYTITLRKVQVHQAASKGQRWLGVETESALSLYETCKVRTIKAGTLEKLVEYMVSAFRGNDSTYVTIFLCTYRSFTTTKQVLDLLLNRYAKLHHQSSVEGSRLTHDDRTELKNTISSILGAWLDQYSEDFWKPPEYSCLRRLISYLHLNFPGSDLERRACNLLAQFHRRQLREPEQEVLDHSACTFTMLEENGYDDDRPDFLSFSPAVVAEQFTLMDAELFKKVVPYHCLGSIWSQRDKKGKEHLAPTIRATVTQFNCVTNCVIATCLSDKGLKPTQRAKVVERWIEVARECRILKNFSSLRAILSALQCNSIHRLKKTWDEVSRENFRIFHELSEIFSDENNHSLSRELLIKEGTSKFATLEINPKRAQKRHQQQRDLGVMQGTIPYLGTFLTDLVMMDTAMKDYLDGGLINFEKRRKEFEVIAQIKLLQLACNNYNFTQEGQFVEWFSGVDRLTEAESYSLSCEIEPLSESASNTLKAKKNTGIIKRWSDRQPPSAEASCSAGSSHSKSFEQLRYGPFLGGGSGDGGDSVSVTSAGSSSSDVEEINISFISDSPESHEKKFWESTSLSSLDTSGMGSGSSSASSSSMSSTPVSASRSHKRSVSGVSSYSSLSLPLYNQQVDDCCIIRVSLDVDNGNMYKSILVTSQDKTPAVIRKAMVKHNLDRERPEDYELLQKISEEKELKIPDNANVFYAMNSSANYDFVLKKRGFPKAGRAKHVASSTLPRMKQKGLKIAKGIF, encoded by the exons AACTCGACCCAGGAGATTGGTGAGGAGGTAGAGGAGGGAGCCATATACACCATCACCCTCAGAAAGGTCCAGGTCCACCAGGCGGCCAGCAAGGGCCAGCGATGGCTGGGG GTGGAGACAGAGTCAGCTCTGAGCCTGTACGAGACGTGCAAGGTGCGCACCATCAAGGCGGGCACCCTGGAGAAGCTGGTGGAGTACATGGTGTCAGCATTCAGAGGCAACGACTCGACCTACGTCACCATCTTCCTGTGCACCTATCGCTCCTTCACCACCACCAAGCAAGTGCTGGACCTGCTGCTCAACAG GTACGCCAAACTGCACCACCAGTCCAGCGTCGAGGGTTCCAGACTGACGCACGATGACCGCACTGAGCTGAAGAA cacTATCTCCTCTATCCTGGGTGCCTGGCTGGACCAGTACTCGGAGGATTTCTGGAAGCCGCCGGAGTACTCCTGTCTGCGCCGCCTCATCTCCTACCTGCACCTCAATTTCCCCGGCTCGGACCTGGAGaggagggcctgcaacctgctGGCACAGTTCCACCGGCGGCAGCTCCGCGAGCCCGAGCAGGAGG TGCTGGACCACAGCGCCTGCACCTTCACCATGCTGGAGGAGAATGGCTACGACGACGACCGGCCCGACTTCCTGTCCTTCTCCCCCGCGGTGGTGGCCGAGCAGTTCACGCTGATGGACGCG GAGCTGTTTAAGAAGGTGGTGCCGTACCACTGCCTGGGCAGCATCTGGTCCCAGCGCGACAAGAAGGGCAAGGAGCACCTGGCGCCCACCATCCGCGCCACCGTCACCCAGTTCAATTGCGTCACCAACTGCGTCATTGCCACCTGCTTGAGCGACAAGGGGCTCAAGCCCACGCAGCGTGCCAAAGTGGTGGAGCGCTGGATCGAGGTGGCCAGG GAATGCCGGATCCTGAAGAACTTCTCCTCCCTGCGAGCGATCCTGTCAGCTCTGCAGTGCAACTCCATTCACAGGCTGAAGAAGACGTGGGACGAGGTCTCCAG GGAAAACTTCCGCATCTTTCACGAGCTGTCGGAGATCTTCTCAGACGAGAACAACCACTCCCTGAGCCGAGAGCTGCTCATCAAG GAGGGCACTTCGAAGTTCGCTACTCTGGAGATCAACCCCAAAAGGGCCCAGAAGAGGCATCAGCAACAGAGAGATCTG GGCGTGATGCAGGGCACCATCCCGTACCTGGGCACCTTCCTCACAGACCTGGTGATGATGGACACAGCCATGAAGGACTACCTGGAT GGTGGATTAATAAACTTTGAAAAGAGGAGAAAG GAGTTCGAGGTCATCGCCCAGATCAAGCTCCTGCAGTTGGCCTGCAACAACTACAACTTCACTCAGGAGGGGCAGTTTGTGGAGTGGTTCTCTGGGGTGGACAGACTCACTGAGGCTGAgag CTACAGCCTGTCCTGCGAGATCGAGCCGCTGTCGGAGTCCGCCAGCAACACGCTGAAGGCCAAGAAGAACACGGGCATCATCAAGCGCTGGAGCGA CCGGCAGCCCCCCAGCGCTGAGGCCAGCTGCAGCGCCGGCAGCTCCCACTCTAAGTCCTTCGAGCAGCTGCGCTACGGGCCCTTCCTGGGCGGGGGCAGCGGGGACGGCGGCGACTCGGTCAGCGTCACCTCGGCCGGCTCCAGCAGCTCCGACGTGGAAGAGATCAACATCAGCTTCATCTCCGACTCCCCGGAGTCCCACGAGAAGAAG TTCTGGGAGTCCACGTCGCTGTCGTCGCTGGACACCTCGGGGATgggctcgggctccagcagcGCCTCGTCGTCATCCATGTCCTCCACGCCGGTCAGCGCCTCCCGCTCGCACAAGCGCTCCGTGTCGGGCGTGTCCAGCTACTCGTCGCTGTCCCTGCCGCTCTACAACCAGCAAGTGGACGACTGCTGCATCATCCGCGTCAGCCTGGACGTGGACAATGGCAACATGTACAAGAGCATCCTG GTGACCAGTCAGGACAAGACGCCAGCGGTTATCAGGAAAGCCATGGTCAAACACAACCTGGACCGCGAGAGGCCGGAGGACTACGAGCTGCTGCAGAAGATCTCGGAGGAGAAAG AGCTGAAGATCCCAGACAACGCCAACGTCTTCTACGCCATGAACTCCTCAGCCAACTACGACTTCGTGTTGAAGAAGAGGGGCTTCCCCAAGGCCGGGCGTGCCAAGCACGTGGCCAGCTCCACCCTGCCCCGCATGAAGCAGAAAGGCCTGAAAATCGCCAAGGGCATCTTCTGA
- the LOC136758386 gene encoding ral guanine nucleotide dissociation stimulator isoform X5, with protein MANSTQEIGEEVEEGAIYTITLRKVQVHQAASKGQRWLGVETESALSLYETCKVRTIKAGTLEKLVEYMVSAFRGNDSTYVTIFLCTYRSFTTTKQVLDLLLNRYAKLHHQSSVEGSRLTHDDRTELKNTISSILGAWLDQYSEDFWKPPEYSCLRRLISYLHLNFPGSDLERRACNLLAQFHRRQLREPEQEVLDHSACTFTMLEENGYDDDRPDFLSFSPAVVAEQFTLMDAELFKKVVPYHCLGSIWSQRDKKGKEHLAPTIRATVTQFNCVTNCVIATCLSDKGLKPTQRAKVVERWIEVARECRILKNFSSLRAILSALQCNSIHRLKKTWDEVSRENFRIFHELSEIFSDENNHSLSRELLIKEGTSKFATLEINPKRAQKRHQQQRDLGVMQGTIPYLGTFLTDLVMMDTAMKDYLDGGLINFEKRRKEFEVIAQIKLLQLACNNYNFTQEGQFVEWFSGVDRLTEAESYSLSCEIEPLSESASNTLKAKKNTGIIKRWSDRQPPSAEASCSAGSSHSKSFEQLRYGPFLGGGSGDGGDSVSVTSAGSSSSDVEEINISFISDSPESHEKKTATPTVKHSNSTLGKGCILPETIPTFWESTSLSSLDTSGMGSGSSSASSSSMSSTPVSASRSHKRSVSGVSSYSSLSLPLYNQQVDDCCIIRVSLDVDNGNMYKSILVTSQDKTPAVIRKAMVKHNLDRERPEDYELLQKISEEKELKIPDNANVFYAMNSSANYDFVLKKRGFPKAGRAKHVASSTLPRMKQKGLKIAKGIF; from the exons AACTCGACCCAGGAGATTGGTGAGGAGGTAGAGGAGGGAGCCATATACACCATCACCCTCAGAAAGGTCCAGGTCCACCAGGCGGCCAGCAAGGGCCAGCGATGGCTGGGG GTGGAGACAGAGTCAGCTCTGAGCCTGTACGAGACGTGCAAGGTGCGCACCATCAAGGCGGGCACCCTGGAGAAGCTGGTGGAGTACATGGTGTCAGCATTCAGAGGCAACGACTCGACCTACGTCACCATCTTCCTGTGCACCTATCGCTCCTTCACCACCACCAAGCAAGTGCTGGACCTGCTGCTCAACAG GTACGCCAAACTGCACCACCAGTCCAGCGTCGAGGGTTCCAGACTGACGCACGATGACCGCACTGAGCTGAAGAA cacTATCTCCTCTATCCTGGGTGCCTGGCTGGACCAGTACTCGGAGGATTTCTGGAAGCCGCCGGAGTACTCCTGTCTGCGCCGCCTCATCTCCTACCTGCACCTCAATTTCCCCGGCTCGGACCTGGAGaggagggcctgcaacctgctGGCACAGTTCCACCGGCGGCAGCTCCGCGAGCCCGAGCAGGAGG TGCTGGACCACAGCGCCTGCACCTTCACCATGCTGGAGGAGAATGGCTACGACGACGACCGGCCCGACTTCCTGTCCTTCTCCCCCGCGGTGGTGGCCGAGCAGTTCACGCTGATGGACGCG GAGCTGTTTAAGAAGGTGGTGCCGTACCACTGCCTGGGCAGCATCTGGTCCCAGCGCGACAAGAAGGGCAAGGAGCACCTGGCGCCCACCATCCGCGCCACCGTCACCCAGTTCAATTGCGTCACCAACTGCGTCATTGCCACCTGCTTGAGCGACAAGGGGCTCAAGCCCACGCAGCGTGCCAAAGTGGTGGAGCGCTGGATCGAGGTGGCCAGG GAATGCCGGATCCTGAAGAACTTCTCCTCCCTGCGAGCGATCCTGTCAGCTCTGCAGTGCAACTCCATTCACAGGCTGAAGAAGACGTGGGACGAGGTCTCCAG GGAAAACTTCCGCATCTTTCACGAGCTGTCGGAGATCTTCTCAGACGAGAACAACCACTCCCTGAGCCGAGAGCTGCTCATCAAG GAGGGCACTTCGAAGTTCGCTACTCTGGAGATCAACCCCAAAAGGGCCCAGAAGAGGCATCAGCAACAGAGAGATCTG GGCGTGATGCAGGGCACCATCCCGTACCTGGGCACCTTCCTCACAGACCTGGTGATGATGGACACAGCCATGAAGGACTACCTGGAT GGTGGATTAATAAACTTTGAAAAGAGGAGAAAG GAGTTCGAGGTCATCGCCCAGATCAAGCTCCTGCAGTTGGCCTGCAACAACTACAACTTCACTCAGGAGGGGCAGTTTGTGGAGTGGTTCTCTGGGGTGGACAGACTCACTGAGGCTGAgag CTACAGCCTGTCCTGCGAGATCGAGCCGCTGTCGGAGTCCGCCAGCAACACGCTGAAGGCCAAGAAGAACACGGGCATCATCAAGCGCTGGAGCGA CCGGCAGCCCCCCAGCGCTGAGGCCAGCTGCAGCGCCGGCAGCTCCCACTCTAAGTCCTTCGAGCAGCTGCGCTACGGGCCCTTCCTGGGCGGGGGCAGCGGGGACGGCGGCGACTCGGTCAGCGTCACCTCGGCCGGCTCCAGCAGCTCCGACGTGGAAGAGATCAACATCAGCTTCATCTCCGACTCCCCGGAGTCCCACGAGAAGAAG ACCGCCACGCCTACTGTAAAACATTCCAATTCTACCTTAGGCAAGGGATGCATCCTGCCCGAGACTATACCCACG TTCTGGGAGTCCACGTCGCTGTCGTCGCTGGACACCTCGGGGATgggctcgggctccagcagcGCCTCGTCGTCATCCATGTCCTCCACGCCGGTCAGCGCCTCCCGCTCGCACAAGCGCTCCGTGTCGGGCGTGTCCAGCTACTCGTCGCTGTCCCTGCCGCTCTACAACCAGCAAGTGGACGACTGCTGCATCATCCGCGTCAGCCTGGACGTGGACAATGGCAACATGTACAAGAGCATCCTG GTGACCAGTCAGGACAAGACGCCAGCGGTTATCAGGAAAGCCATGGTCAAACACAACCTGGACCGCGAGAGGCCGGAGGACTACGAGCTGCTGCAGAAGATCTCGGAGGAGAAAG AGCTGAAGATCCCAGACAACGCCAACGTCTTCTACGCCATGAACTCCTCAGCCAACTACGACTTCGTGTTGAAGAAGAGGGGCTTCCCCAAGGCCGGGCGTGCCAAGCACGTGGCCAGCTCCACCCTGCCCCGCATGAAGCAGAAAGGCCTGAAAATCGCCAAGGGCATCTTCTGA